A genomic stretch from Thermomonospora umbrina includes:
- a CDS encoding alkaline phosphatase PhoX has translation MSVSRRGVMKGGTAGALSIALAGSLDTVFQTEAGAATGEAHGYGPLIPDPKGVLDLPEGFSYTALSAEGETIAPGVRVPGKHDGMATFRGGHPGSLRLVRNHEQRSSGVKPVAPAALVYDPAAYGGTTTLEVDRHGRLLGQEISLAGTAVNCAGGATPWGTWLTCEETEGFTGETKSHGWVFEVDPTGRRTEPEPIKPLGRFAHEAVAVDPLTNTLYLTEDAGGPFGLFYRFLPRSHRGGYHCYQAGGELQAMLVPGVPDLAAVDEVGARFRVTWVPVGDPEAKTTSIRKQFEDEQVTRSQKLEGAWWGRNSAYFVASYAERGSGAAGDHAGQVWRYHPRSRMLELELLFKPGGRYDGPDNITVSPYGGGVILAEDGDGEQFLIGTTKQGKTFSFAKNALNESEFAGVTFSPDGRVLFANRQSPGVTFAITGPWHHIKR, from the coding sequence ATGTCCGTCTCTCGCCGCGGCGTCATGAAGGGCGGGACCGCCGGTGCGCTGTCCATCGCCCTCGCCGGCAGCCTGGACACCGTCTTCCAGACCGAGGCCGGCGCCGCCACCGGTGAGGCCCACGGCTACGGACCGCTGATCCCCGACCCCAAGGGCGTCCTCGACCTGCCCGAGGGCTTCTCGTACACCGCCCTGTCGGCCGAGGGCGAGACCATCGCGCCGGGCGTTCGGGTCCCCGGTAAGCACGACGGCATGGCCACCTTCCGGGGCGGCCACCCGGGCTCGCTGCGGCTCGTCCGCAACCACGAGCAGCGCAGCAGCGGCGTCAAGCCGGTCGCGCCCGCCGCCCTGGTGTACGACCCGGCGGCGTACGGGGGCACCACCACGCTCGAGGTCGACCGGCACGGTCGGCTGCTCGGCCAGGAGATCAGCCTCGCCGGCACGGCGGTCAACTGCGCCGGCGGCGCCACCCCGTGGGGCACCTGGCTGACCTGCGAGGAGACCGAAGGCTTCACCGGCGAGACCAAGAGCCACGGCTGGGTCTTCGAGGTCGACCCGACCGGCCGGCGCACCGAGCCCGAGCCGATCAAGCCGCTGGGCCGGTTCGCCCACGAGGCCGTCGCCGTCGACCCCCTCACCAACACCCTGTACCTCACCGAGGACGCCGGGGGCCCGTTCGGGCTGTTCTACCGCTTCCTGCCGCGGAGCCACCGGGGCGGCTACCACTGCTACCAGGCCGGCGGCGAGCTGCAGGCCATGCTCGTCCCGGGCGTCCCCGACCTGGCCGCCGTGGACGAGGTCGGCGCCAGGTTCCGGGTGACGTGGGTGCCCGTGGGCGACCCGGAGGCCAAGACCACCTCCATCCGCAAGCAGTTCGAGGACGAGCAGGTCACCCGCAGCCAGAAGCTCGAGGGCGCCTGGTGGGGCCGCAACTCGGCGTACTTCGTGGCCAGCTACGCCGAGCGGGGCTCCGGCGCCGCCGGCGACCACGCCGGGCAGGTCTGGCGTTACCACCCGCGCAGCCGGATGCTGGAGTTGGAGCTGCTGTTCAAGCCGGGCGGCAGGTACGACGGTCCGGACAACATCACCGTCTCCCCGTACGGCGGCGGCGTGATCCTCGCCGAGGACGGCGACGGTGAGCAGTTCCTCATCGGCACCACCAAGCAGGGCAAGACCTTCTCCTTCGCCAAGAACGCGCTCAACGAGAGCGAATTCGCCGGGGTGACCTTCTCCCCGGACGGCCGCGTGC
- a CDS encoding TIGR00730 family Rossman fold protein produces the protein MGLAVCVFCASSSRIDPHHVELAAEAGAELARRGHTLVSGGAQVSCMGAVARAARAGGARTIGVIPQALVSVEISDEDNDELIVTSDMRSRKAEMDRRSDAFLVLPGGIGTLEELFEIWTARVLGMHDKPLVILDPTGVYDPLRDLMTNLADQGFARPKIFDAVGWTGSVEEAFDLLEGRPVRIEPTAEDYAEAEP, from the coding sequence ATGGGCCTGGCCGTCTGCGTGTTCTGCGCCTCCAGCAGCCGGATCGATCCCCACCACGTCGAGCTGGCCGCCGAGGCCGGGGCCGAGCTGGCCCGCCGCGGCCACACCCTGGTCAGCGGCGGCGCCCAGGTCTCCTGCATGGGCGCGGTGGCCCGGGCCGCCCGCGCCGGCGGCGCCCGCACCATCGGGGTGATCCCACAGGCCCTGGTCAGCGTGGAGATCTCCGACGAGGACAACGACGAGCTGATCGTCACCTCCGACATGCGCTCCCGCAAGGCGGAGATGGACCGGCGCTCGGACGCGTTCCTGGTCCTGCCCGGCGGCATCGGCACGCTGGAGGAGCTGTTCGAGATCTGGACGGCGCGGGTCCTGGGCATGCACGACAAGCCGCTGGTCATCCTCGACCCGACCGGCGTCTACGACCCGCTGCGCGACCTGATGACGAACCTCGCCGACCAGGGCTTCGCCCGTCCCAAGATCTTCGACGCCGTCGGCTGGACCGGCTCGGTGGAGGAGGCGTTCGACCTCCTGGAGGGCCGCCCCGTCCGCATCGAGCCCACCGCCGAGGACTACGCCGAGGCCGAGCCCTAA
- a CDS encoding TetR/AcrR family transcriptional regulator: MAIGPGEGPRERLLEAGIRLLEQDGPEALNARKLASEIGASTQVVYTHFGGMAGFYQALIRESFVLFGERLRAVPLTDDPVADLLALGLTYRENALTNPQRYRFMSGVTAPGTGVVISHDIIAEGTPSVLDDVNATFLPLVEAVRRAMAVGRMRDDDVIGVAGQFWSMIHGFVFLELAGVFGHEGHGVVHVLAPHAVNLLVGLGDEREAAEASALAVAPDPLVPEGVTIPAAGSQQPRRGRRPGR; this comes from the coding sequence GTGGCGATTGGTCCAGGGGAAGGCCCGCGGGAACGACTGCTCGAGGCGGGCATCCGCCTGCTCGAGCAGGACGGCCCGGAGGCGTTGAACGCCCGCAAGCTCGCGTCGGAGATCGGAGCGTCCACCCAGGTCGTCTACACCCACTTCGGCGGGATGGCCGGCTTCTACCAGGCGCTGATCCGCGAGTCGTTCGTCCTCTTCGGCGAGCGGCTGCGGGCCGTGCCGCTGACCGACGACCCGGTGGCCGACCTGCTGGCGCTCGGCCTCACCTACCGCGAGAACGCGCTGACCAACCCGCAGCGGTACCGCTTCATGTCCGGCGTCACCGCCCCGGGGACCGGCGTGGTGATCTCGCACGACATCATCGCCGAGGGCACCCCCAGCGTCCTGGACGACGTCAACGCCACCTTCCTGCCCCTCGTCGAGGCGGTACGGCGGGCCATGGCGGTCGGCCGGATGCGGGACGACGACGTCATCGGCGTCGCGGGCCAGTTCTGGAGCATGATCCACGGCTTCGTGTTCCTGGAGCTGGCCGGCGTGTTCGGCCACGAGGGCCACGGCGTCGTCCACGTGCTGGCCCCCCACGCGGTCAACCTGCTGGTCGGGCTCGGCGACGAGCGCGAGGCGGCCGAGGCCTCGGCCCTCGCCGTCGCCCCCGACCCGCTCGTCCCCGAGGGCGTCACGATCCCGGCCGCCGGGTCGCAGCAACCCCGCCGAGGCCGCCGCCCGGGACGCTGA